One stretch of Arachis duranensis cultivar V14167 chromosome 1, aradu.V14167.gnm2.J7QH, whole genome shotgun sequence DNA includes these proteins:
- the LOC107494014 gene encoding uncharacterized protein LOC107494014: protein MDKLRKVISCIVQGETEPLCEYWERFRKLLDACPNHMIDTQVLLGYICQGMREQEKTLLDSSSNGSLSKYKTAEEAWQLIGDLAESNQHVRRRVNRPKTVNEVFSSSETTALAKSLGEMTNILKQLQLGQQQPYQQQPHQQQPPPPPQQYSQQLVPQKVCGICSCYSHYTDECPSLQEDNTLGATHNFYDRPNQGYYQQGGNFNQGSSCTHGPPSTSAPQAPNSSAIPSQPQPNPKGGINAITLRSGTQLKENKVKDPSSIIITQEEEEIEIEEIEEEEEAQVIVEEEETQPTSEVPKNKGAVEEEIAQPITFPTLAKKARKRMELDPKMVEMFKKVKVTIPLFNAIHQVPKCAKFLKDLCMNKYRILELETIPLGSSISALMGALPEKCDDPGPCMVTCTVDGVHFIDCMCDLGACVSIMPLSVYRILRLPPLKRSTARSVLADKSIITVMGVAEDVLVNIKRLVFPIDFYILEMPSSESERASSILLGRPFLRTSRFKLDAYLGTYSFEIDGRVVSFSLEEAMKHPLDNHSLFRCDPIDNIVAEVHLVKLDEKHMIEDTSDNPREANALPHPDHPEV from the exons ATGGACAAGCTAAGGAAGGTGATCTCATGCATTGTGCAAGGCGAAACGGAACCCCTATGCGAGTATTGGGAGCGGTTTCGCAAACTTCTTGATGCGTGCCCCAACCACATGATTGACACTCAAGTGTTGCTCGGCTACATATGCCAAGGGATGCGAGAACAAGAGAAGACTCTTTTGGATTCCTCTAGCAATGGTTCTTTGTCTAAATATAAGACGGCGGAGGAAGCATGGCAACTCATTGGCGACTTAGCCGAGTCCAACCAACATGTTAGACGGAGAGTCAATCGCCCAAAAACTGTGAATGAAGTATTCTCTAGTAGCGAGACCACCGCTCTTGCCAAATCCTTGGGCGAGATGACAAACATCCTAAAGCAACTCCAATTGGGTCAACAACAACCttatcaacaacaacctcatcaacaacaacctccaccaccCCCTCAACAATATAGTCAACAATTGGTCCCCCAAAAAGTGTGTGGCATTTGTTCTTGCTATTCCCACTACACGGACGAGTGCCCAAGTCTTCAAGAAGATAACACCTTGGGGGCTACCCACAACTTTTATGACCGCCCGAATCAAGGGTACTACCAACAAGGCGGCAATTTCAATCAAGG CTCTTCTTGCACGCATGGACCCCCCTCTACTTCCGCTCCTCAAGCCCCAAATTCTAGTGCCATTCCCTCTCAACCTCAACCTAATCCCAAAGGTGGCATTAATGCCATTACCTTGAGATCTGGGACTCAATTGAAAGAGAATAAGGTAAAGGACCCAAGTTCGATCATAATTACTCAAGAAGAGGAGGAAATCGAGatagaagaaatagaagaggaggaggaagcaCAAGTCATAGTTGAGGAGGAAGAGACTCAACCAACAAGTGAGGTCCCCAAGAATAAGGGAGCCGTGGAAGAAGAAATTGCTCAACCAATCACATTTCCTACACTTGCAAAGAAAGCTAGGAAGCGTATGGAACTtgaccccaaaatggtagagatGTTCAAGAAAGTTAAGGTAACTATCCCCCTTTTTAATGCTATCCATCAAGTACCTAAATGTGCAAAATTTCTTAAGGATTTATGTATGAACAAGTATAGAATTCTTGAGTTAGAGACTATCCCACTGGGGAGTTCTATTTCCGCTTTAATGGGAGCATTACCTGAGAAGTGTGATGATCCGGGCCCGTGCATGGTCACTTGTACCGTAGATGGGGTTCACTTTATAGATTGTATGTGTGATCTTGGTGCATGTGTTAGCATTATGCCTCTTTCTGTCTACCGTATATTGAGGCTACCACCATTGAAGAGGTCAACGGCAAGATCTGTTTTGGCGGACAAAAGCATAATAACCGTGATGGGTGTTGCGGAAGATGTATTGGTGAATATAAAAAGGTTGGTGTTTCCAATTGATTTTTACATTCTTGAGATGCCATCAAGCGAGTCCGAGAGGGCATCATCTATCCTACTTGGGAGACCATTTTTGAGGACCTCTAGATTCAAGTTAGATGCCTACTTGGGAACCTACTCGTTTGAAATAGATGGGAGAGTCGTGAGTTTTAGCCTAGAAGAAGCAATGAAACACCCACTGGATAATCATTCTCTATTCCGGTGTGACCCAATTGACAACATTGTGGCCGAAGTGCATCTTGTAAAGTTAGATGAGAAGCATATGATTGAAGACACAAGTGACAATCCAAGGGAAGCGAACGCATTACCCCATCCGGATCATCCGGAAGTTTAA